Proteins from a genomic interval of Equus quagga isolate Etosha38 chromosome 13, UCLA_HA_Equagga_1.0, whole genome shotgun sequence:
- the SMCP gene encoding sperm mitochondrial-associated cysteine-rich protein → MRPREVTRPGPPKLRKMCDQPKCNPCCQPKPQCCIQPKCCAQPKCCAQPKCCAQSKCCAQSKCCCLEPKPECTCLNKEAEPVSPQTLNESSQTQKQTQSPKQGPKPGTWVQTKPSK, encoded by the exons ATGAGACCAAGAGAAGTGACAAGACCAG GACCTCCCAAACTCCGGAAGATGTGTGACCAACCAAAATGCAACCCATGCTGCCAGCCCAAACCCCAGTGTTGCATTCAGCCCAAGTGCTGCGCTCAGCCCAAGTGCTGCGCTCAACCCAAGTGCTGCGCTCAGTCCAAGTGCTGCGCTCAGTCCAAGTGCTGCTGTTTGGAGCCTAAGCCCGAGTGCACGTGCCTGAATAAGGAGGCTGAGCCCGTGTCACCCCAAACTCTGAACGAGAGCTCCCAAACCCAAAAGCAGACTCAAAGTCCAAAACAGGGGCCCAAGCCAGGTACCTGGGTGCAGACAAAGCCAAGCAAGTAG